Proteins encoded by one window of bacterium:
- a CDS encoding ABC transporter substrate-binding protein: protein MKLKLYRYIFFLTIKVFLSTALAHTYVRPLPSMPKTVIPPLAVDIFSYSLVSKVHATLFKLDENKKPIPNLVKDFKVSQDGLIYTFYLKKVFFHNGRLLENEDIKKSLEYAITKRAINYEYFNKIKGYDEFIANKTHKIEGIILPKLKNQLIIRLKIADYKLIHKLSDVTFSIWDAKQEKPINGLGDFKISSWKNNVEINLDYVGQKTSGSVKKIRLVKKSKRDAIEGFKRNSFDDLFFYPIFKKNVEILREFAHIQKTYFPRTYYFAVNSRRIKNKRVRQLILQRINVNDLVKRCFYGEKPTNTIIPPGFLGHDSSDYGAKINQQQASSSEQDLLTSISVKVIISEAIGSEKCIKSYLNDLSNSTTKIIFNVEILPISNVAKSWINNSIDAYIAYAEGESAMNYFGNFSPGSSFPLGLIEDEKFNSIFSKYMSEKDDFNKLQSVKKLENHIKSNMTFKPLFHPDVFFIYSKKYKKIKFSFESISSFEVKNLSLANKL, encoded by the coding sequence GTGAAATTGAAGTTATATAGATATATTTTTTTTCTGACTATAAAAGTTTTTTTAAGTACTGCGCTTGCACATACTTATGTAAGGCCGCTTCCAAGTATGCCAAAAACAGTGATTCCTCCTTTAGCAGTTGATATATTCTCTTACTCTTTAGTAAGTAAGGTCCATGCGACATTGTTTAAGTTAGATGAAAATAAAAAACCGATACCCAACTTGGTTAAAGACTTTAAAGTCAGTCAAGATGGATTGATATATACATTTTATTTGAAAAAAGTATTTTTTCATAATGGAAGATTGTTAGAAAATGAGGATATAAAAAAATCTCTTGAGTATGCAATAACTAAAAGAGCTATAAATTATGAATACTTTAATAAGATTAAAGGCTATGATGAATTTATTGCAAATAAAACGCATAAAATTGAAGGAATAATTCTGCCAAAATTAAAAAACCAATTAATAATTAGACTTAAAATAGCTGATTATAAATTGATACATAAACTGTCAGATGTCACTTTTTCAATTTGGGATGCTAAGCAAGAAAAGCCAATTAATGGTTTAGGAGACTTTAAAATCTCTTCATGGAAAAACAATGTTGAAATTAATTTAGACTACGTTGGACAGAAAACAAGTGGTTCAGTAAAAAAAATTCGTTTAGTAAAAAAGAGTAAACGTGATGCAATAGAAGGCTTTAAAAGAAATAGTTTTGATGACTTATTTTTTTACCCTATTTTTAAAAAAAATGTAGAAATTCTTCGTGAATTTGCTCACATACAAAAAACTTATTTTCCAAGAACATATTATTTTGCCGTAAACAGCAGAAGGATAAAAAATAAAAGAGTTAGACAATTAATTTTGCAAAGGATTAACGTAAATGATTTAGTGAAACGCTGTTTTTATGGTGAAAAACCCACAAACACAATTATACCTCCGGGTTTTTTGGGTCACGATTCTTCTGATTACGGTGCAAAAATAAATCAACAGCAGGCTAGCAGTTCAGAACAAGACTTGTTAACTTCTATAAGTGTAAAAGTGATTATTTCAGAAGCTATTGGGTCTGAAAAATGTATCAAGTCTTACCTTAATGATTTGTCAAATAGTACAACAAAAATAATATTTAACGTGGAAATATTGCCTATAAGCAATGTTGCAAAAAGTTGGATCAATAATAGTATTGATGCTTATATAGCATATGCTGAAGGAGAAAGTGCTATGAATTATTTTGGCAACTTTTCCCCAGGGTCTAGTTTCCCTTTAGGATTAATTGAAGATGAAAAATTTAACTCTATTTTTTCTAAATATATGTCTGAAAAAGATGATTTTAATAAATTACAATCCGTTAAAAAATTAGAAAATCATATTAAAAGTAATATGACATTTAAGCCATTGTTTCATCCGGATGTTTTTTTTATCTATTCAAAAAAATATAAAAAAATTAAATTCTCTTTTGAGTCGATAAGTAGTTTTGAAGTTAAAAATCT